tcTTCTTATCCAAGACATTTATCATATTCTTTTAAGTTTCTGAAGCATAGCAAAAATCACATATAAACAGTGTTGATATCTACTAAGATAAGACACAGTCCAACGTACTTTAATTCCAGAATTTTTTTTAGCATCGGATATTATACACATCGAGAAGAAAGACATTTCAAAATGAGTGCAGTTCAATTTACATGTAATTCATGTGTTATTCAATTTGTATCTAGTGATTTACAAAGATATCATATGAAAACAGAATGGCATAGATATAATTTGAAGAGAAGAGTGGCTAAGTTAACACCAATAACCGCTGATGAGTTTGCTCAAAAACTTCAAATATCAGAGTTAGAAAAAGGTGGTCATGATTATGATGAATTtggttttgaaattatttctgTCAATGGCAATACTGATATTAAGCATAACAAACGTGGAAAAGCTAAGCATCGTCATCACCATCATCATCACCATCATAGTCACGGTGATAGAGACTCGAAGAATGCTATAAACGCCAACGAAAAAGCAAAAGATGCAACTCCAAATGACAATGATGATGCTGAACCTAATACTGAAAGACGATCTTCAGTATCCTcgaaaatatcaaaattatcaatagaCAGCGAAGAATCAAACTTTGATGAAGATGCAGGATTTTCTGATTACGCTTTTACCTCTGATTCAAATTATACATCAACTGAAGATGAATACGACTCAGCAACTGATCTAAGTGAATATTCATATAATGAGAATGCCGATGGTTCTGTTACTATTACCGAATGTATTTATTGTGGTGTAAATAACAAGGAAATGGAGAGGAATATTAAGCATATGTTCTCCAAACATGGTTTATATTTACCTGAAAGATCTTACTTAGTTGATGTTTCCGGCcttttaatgtttttaattgaagTAATTGTTG
The sequence above is drawn from the Tetrapisispora phaffii CBS 4417 chromosome 2, complete genome genome and encodes:
- the REH1 gene encoding Reh1p (similar to Saccharomyces cerevisiae REH1 (YLR387C); ancestral locus Anc_4.243), with the translated sequence MSAVQFTCNSCVIQFVSSDLQRYHMKTEWHRYNLKRRVAKLTPITADEFAQKLQISELEKGGHDYDEFGFEIISVNGNTDIKHNKRGKAKHRHHHHHHHHSHGDRDSKNAINANEKAKDATPNDNDDAEPNTERRSSVSSKISKLSIDSEESNFDEDAGFSDYAFTSDSNYTSTEDEYDSATDLSEYSYNENADGSVTITECIYCGVNNKEMERNIKHMFSKHGLYLPERSYLVDVSGLLMFLIEVIVVNYQCLCCPFRGNSLEGIRAHMNSKRHCRLPYETTQEKNMFKDFYDFSSLEERNREIIRKPTEGKQSIRFQESDDFDEFEQDISSIIKEHNINSNFSASEFDDSHLRIKSPNGSIAGHRNSLRQNKQRKPIHEESSESKTAVTASDKRLVSGVTEKEFKKGLKKMQQTEKRAVDEHFRASVKRMNFQTHFRDELLQ